The window aatgaagaagaatGCTGCTAGATTGGCCTTAGGGAATATCTTGAGGGTGAATACTCTAGAGGTAGTTTGTTTAGCTGAGCCGATGTTGGAGGTGCATAAATTCCCAAAgaggttttttaataaatttggcTTTGATGTGGATTTTATTCACAATGAGAGACCGGACAAGGTCCCAAATCTTTGGGTGGTTTGGAGAAGGGGTATGAGTAAGCCACAAGGAGTCTCTTACTCGGACCAACATATTTCACTGCGTGTGTGGTGGCAGAAGAATTAGTTTGTTTTGTCGTTCATTCATACAAATTGTTTCAGGGCTGCTAGAAGGGAGCTGTGGACTAATTTGGCTGCCTCTAACCCTGGTCAGGGTACTCCTTGGATGGTAGCTAGCAATTTTAATGCCACTCTGCGGACTCACGAAAAAAGAGGTCTAGGATCTTTCAACATGGGCTCTGCTACAGTGTTTGGTGCGATGGTGGATGGGTGCTCTCTtatccagattccttcgtaGGGCCACAAGTTTACCTGGataaataatagaagaagaggtaaTGTTGTGGCGGTGTTGGATAGAAGCTTCTGCACAGATGACTGGTTCTCTGTGTTCCAAGATTGCCATCAAAAGGTGTTATCCAATGGTGCGTCTGATCACTCCCCGATGCTAGTGGTCTCAGAAGCTTCGGTGAAGCCTTTAAACTATCCTTTTTTGTTCTAGAGATCTTGGTCTGACCatgaaaattttctcaaaattgtGAAAGATTCCTGGGATGAATGCATCAGTGGATCGGCTCTCTATGTGTTTagtcagaaaattaaaaagctGAAAAGTGTGATTAAGAAGTGGGCTAGAGAGACATTTCCTAATGTGAATTTGGAAAATGAGGAGGTGCTAAAAGGGCTAGAGGAGATACAAAAGGAGATTGAGGAGAATGGAATGAACGACCAGATTTTTGCTCGTGAAGCCGACGCGAAAACTAGATACTTGAAGCTTTAGAGGGCTAAGAAAAGTTTTGGGTTGAAAAAGCTCGGATCAGATGGAGATTATAGGGAGACAAAAGCTCTAAATtcttccatgtgattgtgaaagttagaagaatgaagaataaAATTAGGAGACTGAAAAATGGAGATGGGCAGGTCATATTTGAGAAGATGCAGTTGGAGGAGTTTGTGAAGGGCTAGTATGAAAATTTTCTCAAGAGATCGTCTACTTTCTAGGTATGTTTTACAGAGTTTATTGGGACATTATCTCTAATGATGTTTGCAATGCTATTAGGGGATTTTTCAGTAGAGGTATTATGCCCTATGGTTTAAATAACAACCTTTTGGTGTTAATTCCCAAGATTGAGGGGGCAAATTCCTTAGATAAATTTAGACTCCTTTACATAGgcaattttttctgtaaaattgtttctaaaatcaTGGCTATAAGACTCTCAGATGTGATGCCTCATCTCATATCGGAGGAATAGGGGGCCttccagaaaagaaaaatcattcacTCCAACATCACTCTGGCGTCAAAGTTGTCTAATATGATGTTCTCTGTGACCAGAGGGGGTGGCTTGGGGGTGAAGATCGATATTCAGAAGGCCTATGATATAGTTGATTGGGACTTTATTTTCCATGTGCTGAGGAAGTTTGGGTTTTCAAAGAGATGGATATTATGGGTGCATCAGATGCTAGTCTTTGCGAAGATTTCAGTTCTTCTCAATGGTGGTCCGATTGGGTACTTTGGAGTGGAGAggggtttgagacaaggggGCGCTATTTCCCTTATGTTGTTTATATTGGCTGAAGAGGTTCTCTGTAGAGGGTTGAACAAGCTAGTGGAAGATAAGAAGCTAAAGCCGATCAAGGGTCCTCATGGGGTGATCACGCCAGCCCATAGTCTATTTGCGGATGACATCTTTATATTTGCTAATGCATCTATCAGGTATGTCAGACatctaaatatttttcttaacaGGTACCAGGAATTCTCTGGTCAGTGTATCAACTTGGTGAAGAGTAAATTGTTTGTGGGTTCGGCCTCTCCCCAGAGAAAGAGGGCTATTGCTGAGGAATTGGGAATTCCCCTTTGTACCTTCCCTACAAGGTACTTGGGGGTGGAGATCTTCAAAGGTAGAGTTAAAAAAGATGTTGTGATGCCCATTATGGACAGAGTGAAGGACCGGTTGGCAGAGTGGAAGGGTAAGATGTTATCATTGGCTGGTAGAGTGGAATTGGTGAGATCGGTGATTATTAGTATGCCAACCCATAGTATTGCtgtgtattggtggccttcGTCGTTAATTTCAACCCTGGAGAGGTGGATGCGTAACTTCATTTGGTCGGGAGAGATTGACACTATGAAAAAAATTGTGGTAAATAGGGATCAATGCTGTAAACCTAGGGAGGAAGGGGGTTAGGTTTGAGAAGATTGAGAGATGTGAATAAAGCTATGCTTTGTAAAACTGCATGGAGAATCAAGCATGAAAATTCCTTAGCTAGTACATTCTTGAGGGCTAGATTCCTCAATAAGCAAGGGCTGCCCAAGAAAGGATACAAATCGTCTTCTATATGGCCTGGCATTAGAagaatttggaattttatttcctcTAAGGAAAGATGGGTTGTAGGTGATGGCCGTACcataaaattttggaaggatATTTAGGTGGGATCTTCTACGTTGGAAGAAGGTGCGGAAGGTGTGGATCGCATGCTTCTTGATGGGAAGGTGATTAGATTCATTGAAAACCACAAGTGGAGGATCCCAGTGGTGAACTCCTCTCTCATGAAAGATATTTTTGAAGCTATTTTGCAGATTAAGATCCCAAGTTATGACTGTGCTGATCAGTGTATTTGGAGCCTTTCATATGACGAAAAATTCAGTTCAAAATCTGCTTGGGAGGAAATTAGAGAAAAGACGCCGACTGTCCCTTGGGCTTCTCTAATTTGGTGTAACAAGTAGCAACCTCGGGTCTCGTCTCTAGCATGGAGGATGATCCATGGAAAGGTTCCCATGGATgatttggtgaaaaagaaagTAGTGCCTCTTGCATCTAGATGTGCTCTATGTAACGCGAATGAAGAGTCGCTTCATCATGTATTTTTGACATGTCCATTCTCCAGCGAAATTTGGAACTCATTATGTGAGTGCTTCAATTTTAGGTGGATTGCTCAGGGTTCTCTATTGGATCTCGCCCAGTGGtgggaaagaaagatgaaaaatgtAAGCTGTAAGGAGGCTTGGTGTATGAGTTTCGCTATTGTTCTGGATCATCtttggagggaaagaaagaatTGGATTCTTGAGGGTGTTGCATGGATGGCCAAGTACATTTCGCTCATGGTGATACAAGATATTAAAAGGAATGAGCCTATGACGTAGGGAGAGGTTAATTCCTGGGCAGATCTGATGTGTTGCAGACGTCTAGGATTATCTATTCAGCCTGCTGATCAAAGATGCACTTTGGAGGTATATTGGTGTAAGTCCCCTATTAATTGggttaaattaaattttgatggtAGCTCTTTGGGGAATCTTGGTGGCACTGGGGCGGGAGGAATCTTTCGTGATCATTTTGGCAGAGTTATGGgttcatataaaaaattcatgGGAGTGACTGGTGTATATGAAGCTGAAGTAGAGGGTCTGATGGTGGGGCTGATGCGGGCCAAGGGTATGGACATCCAGCTCTTGTGGGTGGAATCAGATCGAGTGTGGTTGTTTCTCTAATCCAACAATGGAAGATCAAGTGGTTTGCTCTGCAAAGATGGATATATCTCCTCCAACCATATCTGAGAGGAATTACTTGGAAAATTTCACACATCTATAGGGAAGGAAATTCGGTGGCTGATTTCTTGGCAAGAGATGTGGCGAAGAGCGGAGTTTTGCTAGCTGATGTGATGTTCCCGCCTCACATTGGGGATCTTCTTTCCAGAAATGCAGAGGGCTGACcgaattttagattttattagttcatttctttttttcctgctgatggcaatgccgaaggtgggaggataGGGAAGGTGTATGGTATTTgtgcttgtttggtttttgggtGATTGTGCTATTTCCTCTTTtgattttaatgaaataatctttagccaaaaaaaaaaaaaaaaNNNNNNNNNNNNNNNNNNNNatatatatatatatatatatatatatatatgaaaacttTAGCTTACCCTTAATCAGATTTTGCATACTTTACTAGAGTGATTGGCAAGACCAAAGGTTAACAAGACTCTCTAATTTcaattattctcttttttttttttgttttttctaggttttatagtttaaaaaattaaaaaattggaaaatatggttcattttattttttattttttatagctAGATCCCAAATAGAGTTAAGCTTAGAAGTGAAACAAggtcgggtttcttaaaacctatCCCAACTCTAGGTCCTCAAAAGTCAACccagacccaacccaaccctgctaGGTTCATGCCTAGGCCCAAACCTACCGGGCTCATGCCAATCCAACCTTGGCCCTAATTGGCCTTGATTCTATCTAAGGTTGGGCTAACATTGATTGAACCTGTTTTTGCCATGTGTCCcatgcaataaaaaaataaaagaaaataaaattcaaatgatCTATACACAATTAAAACTTTGAAGTGTAACACAATAAAAGATGTCGAGGACACCTAACCATAAGAGTCAATGACTCAAATTctattattcaaaataaaaggattggGTGATGGCCCTAAATTACCCTAAATTATATAAcataaatcataattaaaatcatggttaggttgggttgagttgggtTAGGCTGTgcctaggcctcaacccaagccccACCCAACCTTAACCCAGGGTTAGTGTTTTTCAACCATAACCTACTCTTAGGGTCTATCTTAATCCAATCCCTGTTTGGACTCAAGGATAGGTTTAGGccaggccaaacttacacccctaattGAGCTCATGACTCTTAATTTTGAGATATTGATCTTTGTCAACTAAACAACCCCCAAGTGGACGAAGCTCTGATCATTAATAAATCTAGAGAGACTCATAATGTATGAAACTTTACCACAatttgaaagcaatgaaaattcagaaaaaattaaatcaatgCAAGTCTTCCGCCACTACACAGTCTCGAAGGAGATGTATACATAACCTTACCCCTGCCCCCTGCATCTTCGCGGAAGAGGGAAATCAAGTTCTTCTGTCCCTTTTGTgaactttgaatgttctacagGGATATGCTGGCCCTGAGTGCACGTAATGTCTACACTCTATAACTGACCCTATATTGCCATGGGACCCATTTCACCACGGGGTACCCATATACATTTATGTTTCGTCTATGATAGAGGAGTACGTGGCCTGTCTCTGTCCTCTTTTAATTAGTTGAATAACGTGCCATTGGCAACCGCGTTGTCAGAAGTCATGACTTGATCAGTAATTCAAGGACCACACAAATCTCATCCATGGATTATATTAATCGAACAAAGATAGAACCAGCGCCTACGCATACGTACGACATAAAGGTGGAAATGCACAATCGGCTGACCCCTTACTAATATTTGGAGAGTTGAATCTgaaaaattcaaaggaaaaaCCACCTTAACGGAGAAAGAATGTCATCAAGTCATCAACTATGACTTGGTCACATGGATAGGGACAAAACTTTTGTGGTATGAGtattatttctgttttgtaaaagaaaaatgaagagatTACCTATACTCATCTTGTACAAAATCCTGTTGTGTAGAGAACATTTCCTAATCATTGCATTTATAACCATACTTCTAGTTGTCAATAGAATTAAATTGTTttgttttaaacaaaaaaaaaaaaaaaaataggattcTTTTCTAGACGTTGAGGTATAGTCAACAAAGTCCAAAAACGTTTTCGCATATGTCTACATCACTTCAAATTTCTCCCATCATCTAACCCTTTGGTCAAACTGTTTTTAAATCGACAAGCGATCTTTT is drawn from Macadamia integrifolia cultivar HAES 741 chromosome 7, SCU_Mint_v3, whole genome shotgun sequence and contains these coding sequences:
- the LOC122084834 gene encoding uncharacterized protein LOC122084834; protein product: MMFSVTRGGGLGVKIDIQKAYDIVDWDFIFHVLRKFGFSKRWILWVHQMLVFAKISVLLNGGPIGYFGVERGLRQGGAISLMLFILAEEVLCRGLNKLVEDKKLKPIKGPHGVITPAHSLFADDIFIFANASIRYVRHLNIFLNRYQEFSGQCINLVKSKLFVGSASPQRKRAIAEELGIPLCTFPTRYLGVEIFKGRVKKDVVMPIMDRVKDRLAEWKGKMLSLAGRVELVRSVIISMPTHSIAVYWWPSSLISTLERWMRNFIWSGEIDTMKKIVVNRDQCCKPREEGG